One Malus sylvestris chromosome 14, drMalSylv7.2, whole genome shotgun sequence DNA segment encodes these proteins:
- the LOC126600661 gene encoding magnesium-chelatase subunit ChlH, chloroplastic-like, which translates to MASLVSSPFTLPNTKADQLSSLSRKQYFLHSFLPKNITNLGSKSSLKVKCAMGNGLFTQTTQEVRRIVPENKQGLPTVKIVYVVLEAQYQSSLTAAVQSLNAGNRYASFQVVGYLVEELRDADTYKMFCQDLEDANIFIGSLIFVEELAIKVKEAVEKQRDRMDAVLVFPSMPEVMRLNKLGSFSMSQLGQSKSPFFQLFKRKKQSAGFADSMLKLVRTLPKVLKYLPSDKAQDARLYILSLQFWLGGSPDNLQNFVKMISGSYVPALKGEKIPYSDPVLFLDTGIWHPLAPCMYDDVKEYLNWYGTRKDANEKLKSPNAPVVGLILQRSHIVTGDESHYVAVIMELEARGAKVIPIFAGGLDFSGPVERFLIDPVTKKPFIHSAISLTGFALVGGPARQDHPRAVEALMKLDVPYIVAVPLVFQTTEEWLNSTLGLHPIQVALQVALPELDGGMEPIVFAGRDPRTGKSHALHKRVEQLCTRAIRWGELKRKTKAEKKVAITVFSFPPDKGNVGTAAYLNVFSSIFAVLQELKRDGYNVENLPETSDALIEDVIHDKEAQFSSPNLNVAYKMGVREYQSLTPYATALEENWGKPPGNLNSDGENLLVYGKQYGNVFIGVQPTFGYEGDPMRLLFSKSASPHHGFAAYYSFVEKIFQADAVLHFGTHGSLEFMPGKQVGMSDACFPDSLIGNIPNVYYYAANNPSEATIAKRRSYANTISYLTPPAENAGLYKGLKQLSELISSYQSLKDTGRGSQIVSSIISTAKQCNLDKDVDLPEEGMEISAKERDLVVGKVYSKIMEIESRLLPCGLHVIGEPPTAMEAVATLVNIAALDRPEEGISSLPSILAETAGRDIEDIYRSSDKGILKDVELLRQITDTSRGAIYAFVERTTNSKGQVVDVADKLTSILGFGINEPWVQYLSNTKFYRADREKLRTLFVFLAECLKLIVADNEIGSLKQALEGKYVEPGPGGDPIRNPKVLPTGKNIHALDPQSIPTTAAMQSAKIVVERLIERQKIDNGGKYPETVALVLWGTDNIKTYGESLAQVLWMVGVLPVADAFGRVNRVEIVPLEELGRPRIDVVVNCSGVFRDLFINQMNLLDRAVKMVAELDEPVEQNFIRKHALEQAETLGIGVREAATRIFSNASGSYSSNINLAVENSSWNDEKQLQDMYLSRKSFAFDSDAPGVGMAENRKVFEMALSTAEATFQNLDSSEISLTDVSHYFDSDPTNLVQSLRKDGKKPSAYIADTTTANAQVRTLSETVRLDARTKLLNPKWYEGMLSSGYEGVREIEKRLTNTVGWSATSGQVDNWVYEEANTTFIQDKEMLERLMKTNPNSFRKLVQTFLEANGRGYWDTAEENIEKLKELYQEVEDKIEGIDR; encoded by the exons ATGGCTTCTTTGGTATCTTCACCTTTCACCTTACCCAACACAAAAGCAGACCAACTTTCTTCCCTCTCCAGAAAGCAATACTTTCTCCACTCCTTCCTCCCCAAAAATATCACCAATTTGGGCTCTAAGTCCTCCCTCAAAGTGAAATGTGCCATGGGCAATGGCCTCTTCACCCAAACCACCCAGGAAGTCCGCCGCATCGTCCCTGAAAACAAGCAGGGCCTCCCCACTGTCAAAATTGTCTATGTGGTCCTGGAGGCTCAGTACCAATCCTCCCTCACAGCTGCAGTCCAGTCCCTCAACGCCGGCAACCGCTACGCCTCCTTCCAAGTTGTGGGTTATCTAGTCGAAGAGCTTCGTGACGCCGACACCTATAAAATGTTCTGCCAAGACCTTGAGGACGCCAACATTTTCATTGGGTCGTTAATTTTTGTGGAGGAGCTTGCCATCAAAGTGAAGGAGGCTGTGGAGAAGCAGAGAGACAGGATGGATGCAGTGTTGGTGTTTCCGTCAATGCCGGAGGTCATGAGGCTCAACAAGTTGGGATCTTTCAGCATGTCTCAGCTCGGCCAATCGAAAAGCCCATTCTTCCAGCTATTCAAGAGGAAGAAGCAGTCCGCCGGGTTTGCTGACAGCATGCTCAAGCTTGTGAGGACTTTGCCTAAGGTGTTGAAGTACTTGCCGAGTGATAAGGCGCAGGATGCTAGGCTTTACATTCTCAGTTTGCAGTTCTGGCTTGGAGGGTCGCCGGATAACTTGCAGAATTTTGTTAAGATGATATCCGGGTCTTATGTTCCGGCTCTAAAAGGGGAGAAGATTCCGTATTCAGAcccggttttgtttttggatacCGGAATTTGGCACCCTTTGGCACCTTGTATGTATGATGATGTGAAGGAGTACTTGAATTGGTATGGAACTAGGAAGGATGCCAATGAGAAGCTTAAGAGCCCGAATGCGCCTGTGGTCGGGTTGATTCTGCAGAGGAGTCACATTGTTACCGGAGATGAGAGTCATTATGTGGCTGTGATCATGGAACTGGAGGCAAGAGGGGCGAAGGTGATACCGATTTTTGCTGGTGGGCTTGACTTTTCAGGGCCGGTTGAGAGGTTTCTGATTGATCCTGTTACTAAGAAACCATTTATCCATTCTGCAATTTCGCTTACTGGTTTTGCCCTTGTTGGAGGGCCAGCAAGACAGGATCATCCACGGGCCGTTGAAGCTCTGATGAAGCTCGACGTTCCATACATTGTCGCGGTGCCTTTAGTGTTCCAAACAACCGAGGAGTGGTTGAATAGCACTTTGGGTTTGCACCCAATTCAGGTGGCCTTGCAGGTGGCCCTCCCAGAGCTGGACGGAGGCATGGAGCCCATTGTTTTCGCTGGCCGGGATCCTAGAACAG GGAAATCACATGCTCTTCACAAGAGGGTAGAACAGCTCTGCACCAGGGCAATCAGATGGGGTGAACTGAAAAGGAAGACAAAG GCGGAAAAGAAGGTAGCTATCACAGTCTTCAGTTTCCCTCCAGACAAAGGAAATGTTGGAACAGCTGCCTACCTCAATGTTTTCTCCTCAATCTTCGCTGTTCTGCAAGAACTCAAGAGAGATGGTTACAACGTTGAGAACCTTCCAGAGACTTCAGATGCCTTGATTGAGGATGTAATTCATGACAAAGAAGCTCAATTCAGCAGCCCAAATCTGAATGTCGCTTACAAGATGGGGGTCCGTGAATATCAAAGTCTGACTCCATATGCCACTGCGTTGGAGGAAAACTGGGGAAAACCTCCTGGTAACCTCAACTCCGATGGAGAGAATCTATTGGTATATGGAAAACAGTACGGAAATGTCTTCATCGGGGTTCAGCCCACATTTGGCTATGAGGGTGATCCGATGAGGCTGCTGTTCTCCAAATCTGCTAGCCCACATCACGGCTTTGCAGCATACTATTCATTTGTTGAAAAGATTTTCCAAGCTGATGCTGTtctacatttcggtacacatgGTTCACTCGAATTCATGCCTGGAAAACAGGTGGGAATGAGTGATGCCTGCTTCCCGGACAGTCTGATTGGGAACATTCCCAATGTCTATTACTATGCTGCTAACAACCCATCTGAAGCTACGATAGCTAAACGTCGGAGCTATGCCAACACCATCAGCTATCTGACTCCTCCTGCAGAAAATGCTGGACTTTATAAAGGTCTTAAGCAGTTGAGTGAGCTCATCTCCTCCTACCAATCCCTGAAAGACACAGGCCGCGGGTCACAGATCGTTAGCTCAATAATCAGCACAGCCAAGCAGTGCAATCTTGACAAGGACGTAGACCTACCTGAAGAAGGAATGGAAATCTCAGCAAAAGAACGAGATCTTGTGGTTGGAAAGGTGTATTCCAAAATCATGGAGATTGAGTCTCGCCTGTTACCTTGTGGGCTTCACGTCATTGGTGAGCCTCCAACAGCCATGGAAGCAGTTGCAACTCTGGTTAACATTGCTGCACTTGACCGTCCAGAGGAAGGGATTTCTTCCCTCCCATCTATATTAGCTGAGACAGCCGGAAGAGACATAGAGGATATATACAGAAGCAGCGATAAGGGGATATTGAAGGATGTAGAGCTTCTTCGGCAAATAACAGACACATCACGGGGAGCAATTTATGCATTTGTGGAGCGTACGACGAATAGCAAGGGCCAGGTAGTTGACGTTGCTGATAAACTGACCTCAATCCTTGGGTTCGGAATAAACGAACCTTGGGTGCAGTACTTGTCAAACACAAAATTTTACAGGGCTGATAGGGAGAAGCTCAGAACGTTGTTCGTGTTCTTGGCAGAATGCTTGAAGCTAATTGTGGCTGACAATGAGATAGGGAGTTTAAAACAAGCATTGGAGGGTAAATATGTAGAGCCAGGTCCCGGTGGTGACCCAATAAGAAACCCGAAAGTGTTGCCAACAGGAAAGAATATTCATGCACTAGATCCACAATCTATTCCCACAACAGCAGCAATGCAGAGTGCAAAAATTGTGGTGGAGAGGCTGATAGAGAGGCAGAAGATCGATAACGGGGGAAAGTATCCCGAGACTGTAGCACTCGTTTTGTGGGGTACAGACAATATCAAGACTTATGGTGAGTCCTTGGCTCAGGTTTTGTGGATGGTGGGTGTATTACCAGTTGCTGATGCCTTCGGACGGGTCAACCGGGTGGAGATAGTACCTCTTGAAGAGCTTGGAAGACCGAGGATTGATGTTGTTGTCAACTGCTCAGGCGTCTTCAGAGACCTGTTCATCAATCAG ATGAATCTGCTCGACCGGGCAGTGAAGATGGTAGCTGAACTAGACGAGCCAGTGGAGCAAAACTTTATCAGGAAGCACGCACTGGAGCAAGCAGAAACCCTAGGAATAGGGGTTCGTGAAGCTGCAACTCGTATCTTCTCCAATGCCTCGGGATCCTATTCCTCCAATATAAATCTTGCTGTGGAGAACTCCTCGTGGAATGATGAGAAGCAGCTGCAAGACATGTATCTAAGCAGGAAGTCATTTGCTTTTGATTCTGATGCCCCTGGTGTAGGCATGGCTGAGAACAGGAAAGTTTTTGAGATGGCTCTGAGCACAGCTGAGGCAACATTCCAAAACCTTGACTCGTCGGAGATCTCACTCACTGATGTGAGTCACTACTTTGACTCGGATCCGACCAATCTGGTGCAAAGCCTAAGGAAGGATGGAAAGAAACCCAGTGCTTACATTGCTGACACCACCACAGCTAATGCCCAG GTTCGCACGCTCTCTGAGACCGTACGTCTTGATGCAAGGACCAAGTTGTTGAACCCTAAGTGGTACGAGGGAATGTTGTCTAGCGGATACGAGGGTGTTCGTGAAATTGAGAAAAGGCTGACTAACACAGTTGGGTGGAGTGCAACTTCTGGCCAAGTTGACAACTGGGTGTACGAAGAGGCCAACACAACTTTCATTCAAGACAAGGAGATGTTGGAAAGGCTCATGAAAACAAATCCAAACTCCTTCAGGAAGCTGGTACAGACATTCCTTGAGGCCAACGGACGTGGTTACTGGGACACTGCAGAGGAGAACATTGAGAAGTTGAAGGAGTTGTACCAAGAAGTTGAAGACAAAATTGAGGGAATCGATCGGTAA
- the LOC126600663 gene encoding putative disease resistance protein RGA4, with product MDDLAFSLANRLIEKLISIASEEICLAWGVKANVQKLGRTMSTIKDVLLDAEEKQAHNSELRSWLQQLKDVFLDAEDLLDAFECEALRRQVVHGSGTNRKVRHFFSRSNPVAFRLRVGHGIKKIRERLHELKDDKNFADHGRENRNTTHSFVRASEVIGRETEKNKVVDLLMVQGNDHQSEDNGNVSVIPIVGFGGLGKTTLAKLVYNDERVVGSFELRMWQSVTVDFDVTRLTREILGSALGTKISEGSSLDQLQEQLRDALKDKKFLLVLDDVWNEDCIKWSELRDLLIEGAKVGTKILVTTRNISVASIMGTVGNINLDILSFEDCLSLFVKCAFKEGQERHHPSLYEMGKDIVRKCGGVPLAVKTLGSQLYSKTDERQWRLIRDSEIWELERDGVGHILPALRVSYTQLPSHLKQCLASCSILSKNYIEFDSREVINHWMAHGILESRDHGNMELEDVGELYFKELWERSFFQNVNDHIFFYNFDMHDLIHDLVQLVTQGESFTVDSACTKGIPENVRHLTILEIGQNVSTALQKLNKVRTINVPSYITIDGSFLCTCISRFKYLRVLKFVNVSVEVLPNSIGSLKHLRSLDFYQSEGITELPNSFCKLQSLQSLSLGGCVNLEVLPRDMRKLINLRYLELTTKQSSFPENGVGCLTSLRYLCIQDCSYLTCLPHDTSYLASLCTLTILNCKQLDLVMENYQVIPLRLKKLGIVGFPRMVALPEWFQGATNTLQDLVIGDCENLEALPGWLTSFTSLRMVGLKSCPKLLSLPEKMHRLTALTTLRIRKCPDLERRCQRDTGEDWPKISHVPNVDFE from the coding sequence atggaTGACCTTGCATTTTCGTTGGCAAACAGACTCATTGAAAAGCTCATCTCCATTGCTTCTGAGGAGATTTGCTTGGCGTGGGGCGTTAAAGCGAATGTGCAGAAGCTTGGACGCACCATGTCGACCATCAAAGACGTCCTCTTGGATGCCGAAGAGAAGCAAGCACATAACAGTGAGCTACGCAGTTGGCTACAACAACTTAAAGATGTGTTCCTTGATGCGGAGGATCTGTTGGACGCGTTTGAGTGCGAAGCTTTGCGAAGGCAAGTGGTTCATGGCAGTGGCACAAATAGAAAGGTACGCCATTTCTTTTCCCGCTCTAATCCAGTTGCATTCCGCTTGCGAGTAGGTCATGGAATTAAGAAGATAAGAGAAAGGTTACATGAGCTTAAAGACGATAAGAATTTTGCTGATCATGGGAGGGAGAATAGGAATACGACCCACTCCTTTGTCCGTGCTTCGGAGGTTATTGGTAGagaaacagaaaaaaataaGGTTGTTGATCTTCTAATGGTACAAGGCAATGATCATCAAAGTGAGGATAATGGGAATGTATCTGTTATTCCGATAGTGGGATTTGGAGGTTTAGGGAAGACCACACTTGCCAAGTTGGTGTACAATGATGAGAGAGTCGTTGGGAGTTTTGAATTAAGAATGTGGCAGTCTGTGACAGTGGACTTTGATGTTACTAGATTGACAAGAGAGATCCTCGGCTCTGCATTAGGTACGAAGATCAGTGAAGGGTCGTCTCTGGATCAGTTACAAGAACAACTACGAGACGCTTTAAAGGATAAGAAATTTCTACTTGTCTTGGATGATGTGTGGAACGAAGATTGTATCAAATGGAGCGAGTTGAGAGATTTGTTGATAGAGGGGGCCAAGGTGGGAACTAAGATTTTGGTGACGACACGGAATATCTCAGTTGCTTCAATCATGGGGACAGTTGGaaacataaatttagacattctCTCTTTTGAGGATTGTTTGTCTTTGTTTGTAAAGTGTGCATTTAAAGAAGGACAAGAAAGACATCATCCAAGCCTTTATGAAATGGGAAAAGATATTGTAAGAAAGTGCGGAGGGGTTCCCTTAGCTGTGAAAACCTTAGGGAGTCAACTTTACTCAAAGACTGATGAGCGTCAATGGAGATTGATTAGAGATTCTGAGATATGGGAACTAGAACGAGATGGAGTTGGTCACATTCTACCAGCTTTGAGAGTGAGTTATACTCAATTGCCCTCTCATTTGAAACAGTGTCTTGCTTCTTGTTCAATTCTTTCAAAGAATTACATTGAATTTGATAGCAGGGAAGTGATCAATCATTGGATGGCACATGGAATCCTTGAATCTCGTGATCATGGGAATATGGAGTTGGAAGATGTTGGTGAGCTATATTTCAAAGAGTTATGGGAGAGATCTTTCTTTCAAAATGTTAATGATCACATTTTCTTCTATAATTTTGATATGCATGATCTCATCCACGACCTTGTACAGTTAGTCACACAAGGTGAGAGTTTTACAGTAGACTCTGCATGCACCAAAGGCATCCCTGAAAATGTTAGGCATCTTACAATTttggaaattggccaaaatgtTTCAACAGCCTTGCAAAAGTTGAACAAAGTGCGGACTATAAATGTACCGAGTTATATAACTATTGATGGATCCTTCCTCTGCACATGCATTTCAAGATTCAAATATCTGCGGGTGCTTAAGTTTGTCAATGTATCAGTGGAAGTGTTGCCAAATTCCATTGGTTCTTTGAAGCATTTGAGAAGCCTGGACTTCTATCAAAGTGAAGGAATCACCGAACTACCCAATTCATTTTGTAAGTTGCAGAGCTTGCAAAGTCTGAGTCTCGGTGGATGTGTGAATCTTGAAGTGTTGCCTAGAGACATGAGAAAGTTGATCAACCTTAGATACCTTGAATTAACCACAAAACAATCAAGTTTTCCAGAGAATGGAGTGGGATGCTTGACATCACTTCGATATCTTTGTATTCAGGATTGTAGTTATCTAACGTGTTTGCCGCATGATACGAGTTATCTTGCGTCATTATGCACTCTGACCATACTTAATTGTAAACAACTTGATTTGGTGATGGAAAACTATCAAGTAATTCCACTAAGGCTCAAAAAATTGGGGATTGTAGGATTCCCACGAATGGTGGCATTGCCTGAATGGTTTCAAGGAGCCACAAACACACTACAAGACTTGGTTATTGGGGATTGTGAGAATTTGGAGGCATTACCTGGGTGGTTGACGAGTTTCACATCGCTTAGAATGGTTGGCCTCAAATCATGTCCCAAACTGTTGTCTTTGCCAGAGAAGATGCATCGCCTCACTGCCTTAACAACACTTAGAATCAGAAAGTGTCCTGATCTGGAGAGGAGATGCCAGCGCGACACAGGAGAAGATTGGCCAAAGATTTCTCATGTTCCAAATGTTGATTTTGAATAG